The DNA window ATTTAATGTTTTGAAGTTTTCAAGAAAATGTTACCACGCTCGACTAAATAAATGTTAGTTATTTAACTTTTTAACGTAGAGTTCCTCTGAGGGTTGTACTGATAATATCTATCATTAAAGTAAGAATAATCAAAACTGTCAAAGTTGTTAGTAAACCTTTATAGTCAAAACTGCTCAATTGCTCTGTCAACAAACGCCCTAAGCCCCCTGCACCTACTAATCCGACAATCACTGTAGCACGAATGCAGACTTCCCAACGGTAGAGAATGTAAGCGATGAACTGAGGAAAAGTTGCGGGTAGAACGCCGTAGATAAAAACTTGGGAATTACTTCCACCTAAAGCTTTTAAAGAAAGTAGTGGACGCCGATCTAAATTTTCTACAACCTCTGCCATTAGTCTACCAAGAATACCAAAATTGTGAACAGCCAGAGCGATCGCACCGGGTAAAATTCCGGGAAAAAATACAAACAAAAATATTAATGCCCAAATTGGTTCCGGTACAGCACGAGCAATAAGCAATAACAAGCGGGTAATACCAATTCTGATTTGAGATTGGAGATTTTCAATTGAGAATCGTCTTTTTTTTGCCACAATTTCTCTTGCTGCCCCAAAAGAAAGCAAAATGCCACCCAATCCTGCACCAGCCATTGCCAATATAGACATCGCCAGAGTTTGCGCCGACAAAGTAAATAATTGATGCAAATCAATCAATTGTGGCGGAAAAGCATCTTGGATTACTCTTGTCAAACGTTCGGCTGTGCGTGGTTCCCAAAATTTCCCAAAATCGGCTTTAATATACCAAAAGGAAAATATTAATAAGAAAAATGCACATAACAGCGAGAGAGTGGGGGAGCGATTTGGTAATTCTGAACGCTGACGCAACAACCTACTCACAAAATCAGTACAACCACTCAAAAATAGCAATGCAAACATCAAAGTCCATACTTGCTCGTACTGCAACGATTGAAGGCTCAGGAAAATTTGATAGCCTAATCCTCCAGCACCGATGATACCTAAAACCGCCGCCGAACGGATAGAACACTCCAACCGATAAAAACTGTAGGAAATTAGATTAGGTAACGCTTGGGGAATCAGAGTGTAGATAAAAGCACTCACAGGAGGTACACCACTGTTTAGTAGCGCTAATAAAGGTTCGCGGGGTGTTTCATCTAAAATTTCGGAAAAAACTTTAGCAGTAATTGCACCAAAAGGAATAGCGATCGCCAACACCGCTACGAGTGGATCGAGTCCAAAAATATTGATAAAAAATAATCCCCAAATTAGTTCGTGAATTGCTCTTGGTATTGCTAAAAT is part of the Chlorogloeopsis sp. ULAP01 genome and encodes:
- a CDS encoding ABC transporter permease subunit, producing the protein MNHRGAENTEQEVERQAFFPSPYLLGVLVLLVLIIWSLQVAGIFQGDLINEGGWSLVVSFLIAVLSPEISSDFLLLTLDATLKTLAYAICGTFFSIVIGFVVGVLSSQVWWKSLGKAYKIPWLMIRAILAIPRAIHELIWGLFFINIFGLDPLVAVLAIAIPFGAITAKVFSEILDETPREPLLALLNSGVPPVSAFIYTLIPQALPNLISYSFYRLECSIRSAAVLGIIGAGGLGYQIFLSLQSLQYEQVWTLMFALLFLSGCTDFVSRLLRQRSELPNRSPTLSLLCAFFLLIFSFWYIKADFGKFWEPRTAERLTRVIQDAFPPQLIDLHQLFTLSAQTLAMSILAMAGAGLGGILLSFGAAREIVAKKRRFSIENLQSQIRIGITRLLLLIARAVPEPIWALIFLFVFFPGILPGAIALAVHNFGILGRLMAEVVENLDRRPLLSLKALGGSNSQVFIYGVLPATFPQFIAYILYRWEVCIRATVIVGLVGAGGLGRLLTEQLSSFDYKGLLTTLTVLIILTLMIDIISTTLRGTLR